The genome window GAGGTTCGTTGGTGCTGGGGCCATTCACCGCCAGGGCAATATCGGGGATGCTATCGGTGGAAGAATTGAAATTACCGACCGTAAGGCTCGCCCCTTGCAGCGGGTTTTCAGAAAAATTAGTGGCTGAGACGTTGGCCGCAGCCACATCAGCCAATGATGAACCTGTGTTAATCGAAGCATTGATCGATACCCCAAAAGGCCCCGAACCCGTTCGAACCGCTACGGCCACATCTAAATCACCATCTCCATCACAATCAAAAAGGGCCGCTGATTTTTCACCCCCTGCTGTGGTGGGAGTGTTAGTGCTGTATAAATTGATGGGATTTTGAGTGCCTGAAATGATGGCAGCATCATCCGAAGAAGCCGCAGCTAATGTGCCTTCGCTAAAACCGCTCGAAGCCGAAAAACCCATGGCCATAATTTCAGACCCACCCATAAAGGGCGTATCCACACCAACAATGATGGGATCTTCACCGTTGCTTCCATCAACACCCGTTGTCACGGTGGCACCAGTAAGCCCGGTGGGGGTTTGGTTGCGAACTAACAACGTGCCATGGCGCACAAAAACATCCTCACCACCAAAATTTGGCAGAGTAACATTAACAATGGTCGTAAACTGATCGGACCCTTGCGTTGCCGAAGTGCCTAAATTGCGCAACCAACCAAAATCGATGGTGTTACCGGCACTATCGCTGGTTTCAGAGGAAGTTGCCACGACACAATCGAGATAGACGTCGTTATCAATGAACCCACAGTGAATTGAATGGGCATCGGCCGTGGTGGGTGAACTAATGGTATCACAAGCGGTGGTACCACTCGAAGACCCGGCATCATCACAAACCACCAACTCATTTTCTGCCCCCACATCACTATTAAGAAAGGTTTGGGCATGCCCCACATTGGCTAGCCAACCTAACCACCCCATCATCAAACATAATCGACTCACTGTTTTTTTCATGATGCTATTCCTCTCAATTAATCCCCCTGTCAAAACCCACAAAATTTTGACGGATTCTAGTGTATTCAAACCATAAATGCCAATTATTTTTTTTTGATCTTAATGCCTTCTAATACTCCAAAAGGGGACCCCACCTTTTCTTGGTTGCAAGCACAGCGCTGATGTTTAAGATTGATACCACAATGGGGGCAAAGCCCTGGGCAATCTGGGGAACAAAGAAATAGCATGGGTAAAGCCAAAACAATTTCTTCCGTAAGAAAATTGCCTAAATCGATTTCTTCGCCTTGATAATAAGAAAAATTGAGGTCATCGACTTGTAATTCAATTTCCTTGGGCTCACTCGAAACCTGTTTATGATGATGAGCGCCTTGTTCCAAAGGGGTCAAATGCCGATAGAGAGGCACTTCCATTGTATAATCAGAGGTTTCTAAACAACGATTGCAAGTAGGTTCTACACGAATCGACCCATGACCCTTAAGGGTTACGTTGTCACCCGTCTTCGTTACATTTAAGTGACCCACTAGATTGGTTTTAGAAGAGTAAAGCC of Deltaproteobacteria bacterium contains these proteins:
- a CDS encoding DUF177 domain-containing protein, giving the protein MLIRVFSIPSEGIDVPLNKAEEWVQTALQVALGGLYSSKTNLVGHLNVTKTGDNVTLKGHGSIRVEPTCNRCLETSDYTMEVPLYRHLTPLEQGAHHHKQVSSEPKEIELQVDDLNFSYYQGEEIDLGNFLTEEIVLALPMLFLCSPDCPGLCPHCGINLKHQRCACNQEKVGSPFGVLEGIKIKKK